A single Streptomyces sannanensis DNA region contains:
- a CDS encoding DUF5132 domain-containing protein: MPPVVPPFLIGLIVAPLAKRLLKPLVRGVVTTSVGLVMEVKKAAHEAGENIHDLAVEVAADMVAAQIASGDGHQPTEGVATNGEKDEVRTPKIRATAGAGKAQ, translated from the coding sequence ATGCCGCCCGTCGTTCCGCCGTTTCTGATCGGTCTCATCGTCGCGCCACTGGCCAAGCGTCTCCTCAAGCCGCTGGTGCGCGGTGTCGTCACGACGTCCGTCGGTCTTGTCATGGAGGTGAAGAAGGCGGCCCATGAGGCCGGAGAGAACATCCATGACCTCGCGGTCGAGGTGGCTGCCGACATGGTGGCGGCGCAGATCGCCTCCGGTGACGGCCACCAGCCCACCGAGGGTGTAGCCACGAACGGCGAGAAGGACGAGGTCAGGACTCCGAAGATCCGTGCGACCGCTGGCGCCGGGAAGGCGCAGTGA
- a CDS encoding GNAT family N-acetyltransferase has product MIDTRIRLLREEDWDEVVALEERAYAASGLSEGREALRSRQCASPSTCFVLEHAGGFGGYLLALPYPLFRCPDLSVAEEGTAQESDRGSNLHAHDLVIAERARGRGLAPRLLRHLEETGRAARYRSLSLVAVRGSEVLWSRLGYRARPEIGLPASYGAEAVYMAKPLEPAVTDPVLGSSPRAEVG; this is encoded by the coding sequence GTGATCGACACCCGGATCCGGCTGCTTCGGGAGGAGGACTGGGACGAGGTGGTCGCGCTGGAGGAACGCGCCTACGCCGCGAGCGGTCTGTCCGAGGGGCGGGAGGCGCTGCGCTCCCGGCAGTGCGCCTCGCCCTCGACCTGCTTCGTGCTGGAGCACGCGGGTGGCTTCGGGGGCTATCTGCTCGCATTGCCGTACCCGCTGTTCCGCTGCCCGGACCTGAGCGTGGCCGAGGAAGGCACGGCGCAGGAGAGCGACCGGGGGAGCAACCTGCACGCCCACGACCTGGTGATCGCCGAGCGGGCGCGCGGCCGCGGCCTGGCCCCCCGGCTGCTGCGACACCTGGAGGAGACCGGCCGGGCGGCCCGCTACCGGTCCCTCTCTCTGGTCGCCGTGCGCGGCTCCGAGGTGCTGTGGTCCCGGCTGGGCTACCGCGCCCGGCCCGAGATCGGGCTGCCCGCGAGCTACGGTGCCGAGGCGGTCTACATGGCGAAGCCGCTGGAACCCGCTGTTACCGATCCGGTTCTCGGGTCCTCCCCCAGAGCCGAAGTGGGCTGA
- a CDS encoding glutamine synthetase family protein encodes MATTHPRAERAAQARAAETQLAADGIDGVVFGWVDNAGLTRVKSVPLAQLEHAAEYGVGAVPCFDVSLVDDSFTAAPSSTGPVGDLRLVPDLDRLTPLAAQPGWAWAPADRYTQDGTPHPGCQRRFARQVTEAIERRGLSVQAGIEVEWVVADATGAPATLGPAYGMTRFVEHSDYLREVLRALTAQGLTVLQLHPEYAAGQFEVSVAAEGPVEAADTTMLVRHTIRAVSARHGLRVSYAPVFTEGSVGNGGHLHLSLWRQEQNLGHGGPGRHGLHPDAEQFFAGVLAELPALLALGAPSVASYLRLVPSRFAGAYRCWGLENREAALRLITGSAAGQANAELKCFDAAANPYLEVGAVLAAGLAGLESGLPLPPETPSDPAALVAAERLPASLPEAIDAYEKSALLRQALGSDLYEAVLAVRRAEAELFAGHTDADVIKAVRWRY; translated from the coding sequence ATGGCCACCACGCACCCCCGGGCTGAGCGGGCCGCCCAGGCCCGGGCAGCCGAAACCCAGCTCGCCGCCGACGGAATCGACGGGGTGGTGTTCGGTTGGGTCGACAACGCCGGCCTCACCCGCGTGAAGTCCGTCCCGCTCGCCCAGCTCGAACACGCCGCCGAGTACGGCGTCGGCGCCGTGCCCTGCTTCGACGTCTCCCTGGTGGACGACTCCTTCACCGCTGCGCCTTCGAGTACCGGCCCGGTGGGCGACCTGCGGCTCGTCCCCGACCTCGACCGGCTCACCCCGCTCGCCGCCCAGCCCGGCTGGGCCTGGGCCCCGGCCGACCGCTATACCCAGGACGGCACCCCGCACCCCGGCTGTCAGCGCCGATTCGCCCGCCAGGTCACCGAGGCCATCGAGCGGCGCGGGCTTTCGGTGCAAGCCGGGATCGAGGTCGAGTGGGTGGTGGCCGACGCCACCGGGGCCCCCGCGACGCTCGGGCCCGCGTACGGGATGACCCGCTTCGTCGAGCACTCCGACTATCTGCGGGAGGTGCTGCGCGCCCTCACCGCCCAGGGGTTGACCGTGCTCCAGCTCCACCCCGAGTACGCCGCCGGGCAGTTCGAGGTCTCGGTCGCCGCCGAGGGGCCGGTCGAGGCGGCCGACACCACGATGCTGGTGCGCCACACCATCCGGGCCGTCTCCGCCCGTCACGGCCTGCGGGTCTCGTACGCGCCCGTCTTCACCGAGGGCTCGGTCGGCAACGGCGGCCACCTGCACCTCAGCCTATGGCGACAGGAGCAGAACCTCGGGCACGGCGGCCCCGGCCGCCACGGGCTGCACCCCGACGCCGAGCAGTTCTTCGCAGGCGTACTGGCCGAGCTGCCCGCCCTGCTCGCCCTCGGCGCGCCCAGCGTCGCCTCCTACCTGCGGCTGGTCCCCTCCCGCTTTGCCGGGGCCTACCGATGCTGGGGCCTGGAGAACCGCGAGGCAGCGCTGCGCCTGATCACCGGCTCCGCCGCCGGGCAGGCAAACGCCGAGCTCAAGTGCTTCGACGCCGCCGCCAACCCGTACCTGGAGGTCGGCGCCGTGCTGGCCGCCGGACTCGCTGGCCTGGAGTCCGGCCTGCCCCTCCCGCCCGAGACTCCGAGCGACCCAGCCGCCCTCGTCGCCGCCGAGCGCCTCCCGGCGAGCCTGCCGGAGGCGATCGACGCGTACGAGAAGTCCGCACTGCTGCGGCAGGCGCTCGGTTCCGATTTGTACGAGGCCGTGCTGGCCGTCCGGCGGGCAGAGGCTGAGCTGTTCGCGGGGCACACGGATGCGGATGTCATCAAGGCTGTCCGCTGGCGCTACTGA
- a CDS encoding ATP-binding cassette domain-containing protein, producing MSSLLDAAAGFRSVEWDARPRSVTPGRQRWDVKLVLGRPRTAEVFAAALRRIPGITEARANPVTGGVLVRHDARLRATDVGRIVRRAVTLVAEDPTGAGRPASARPVAAPAPRADRGLVVRPVLAVGGGVAAGIALIKGSALSRQLVAVGGVAAATAAVLRKAWRGTVDASQEAAGPGVERHPLVEIVGPHRRRLCGAVALSIACQASEMALGTLLGWTGLVLIKGQAAPLVRLGLTTASAQLFGLAGLMTAACAAVAGLSYASNLQWRRLGQDIEHDWRNRTYAHVQHLELRHLEGERTTRIAGALTDDVRQMGTFFATSANDLLQLGTSLALLVPLFLLLAPQIAWIAFLPIPVIAWLSFHYQDKVAADYAVSGEYRARLHSQLVNTLEAGATVKSFCTEDYEAERIDRLSGEVQDSSRRTDRSTIRHAEIVRVCTTGSMAGTLLIGGRAVLDGSLPFEVFSPLIGLPQMVMLRMNRLGGIVDQYQRTITAYDRVQRLRALPVETDGTGGPLDAEKARGEIVLDNVTFAYPDRPPALEDLSLTIPAGQITALVGATGSGKTTIAKLLMRFQNADIGSVLLDGRDVRELSRHDLRHAIGFVAQDPFLFDGTVADNIRYGSFGASGEAVVEAAMKAEAHTFVATLPDGYDTVIGERGAALSGGQRQRIALARAILKDAPVVILDEATSAVDNETEAAIQRALRVFAADRTMLIIAHRLSTVRHADRIYVMDKGGVVAEQGTHDELLAQHGLYASLWQLQAGEPAA from the coding sequence ATGTCATCGCTACTGGATGCCGCAGCCGGATTCCGCTCCGTGGAATGGGACGCGCGTCCGCGCTCGGTCACTCCGGGCCGCCAGCGCTGGGACGTCAAGCTGGTGCTTGGACGGCCACGGACGGCTGAGGTTTTCGCCGCCGCGCTGCGCCGCATTCCCGGGATCACCGAGGCCCGGGCCAACCCGGTCACCGGCGGGGTACTCGTCCGGCACGATGCACGGCTGCGCGCCACGGACGTCGGCCGGATCGTCCGCAGAGCCGTCACCCTGGTCGCGGAGGATCCGACCGGAGCGGGACGCCCGGCATCGGCCCGACCCGTCGCCGCACCGGCCCCGCGGGCGGATCGCGGCCTGGTCGTGCGACCGGTGCTCGCCGTCGGCGGCGGGGTCGCGGCCGGGATCGCGCTGATCAAGGGGTCGGCGCTGAGCAGGCAACTGGTGGCAGTGGGCGGGGTGGCCGCGGCGACCGCGGCCGTTCTCCGGAAGGCCTGGCGCGGAACGGTCGACGCATCCCAGGAAGCGGCCGGGCCCGGCGTCGAACGCCACCCCCTGGTGGAGATCGTCGGACCGCACCGACGCCGTCTCTGCGGGGCCGTTGCCCTGTCCATCGCTTGCCAGGCCTCGGAGATGGCGCTCGGTACCTTGCTCGGCTGGACCGGACTGGTCCTCATCAAGGGGCAGGCAGCTCCGCTGGTCCGCCTCGGCCTGACCACCGCGTCCGCCCAACTCTTCGGGCTGGCGGGGCTGATGACCGCCGCCTGTGCCGCCGTGGCGGGCCTGTCGTACGCCTCGAACCTCCAGTGGCGCCGGCTCGGCCAGGACATCGAGCACGACTGGCGCAACCGGACGTACGCCCATGTGCAGCACCTCGAACTACGGCACCTGGAAGGCGAGCGGACCACCCGGATCGCCGGCGCGCTCACCGACGACGTCCGTCAGATGGGCACCTTCTTCGCCACCTCGGCCAACGACCTGCTGCAACTCGGCACCAGTCTGGCCCTCCTGGTGCCGCTGTTCCTGTTGCTGGCACCACAGATCGCCTGGATCGCGTTCCTGCCCATCCCGGTCATCGCCTGGCTGTCGTTCCACTACCAGGACAAAGTCGCGGCCGATTACGCCGTCTCCGGCGAGTACCGGGCCAGGCTGCACAGCCAGTTGGTGAACACGCTGGAGGCCGGTGCCACCGTCAAGAGCTTCTGCACCGAGGATTACGAGGCCGAGCGCATCGACCGGCTGAGCGGGGAGGTCCAGGACAGCAGCCGGCGGACCGACCGGAGCACGATCCGCCACGCCGAGATCGTCCGGGTCTGCACGACCGGCTCGATGGCCGGAACCCTGCTGATCGGCGGCCGGGCGGTGCTCGACGGCAGCCTGCCGTTCGAGGTGTTCAGCCCGCTGATCGGGCTGCCCCAGATGGTAATGCTGCGGATGAACCGGCTCGGCGGCATCGTCGACCAGTACCAGCGCACGATCACCGCCTACGACCGGGTCCAGCGCCTGCGCGCCCTCCCCGTCGAGACCGATGGCACCGGCGGACCGCTCGACGCCGAGAAGGCGCGCGGGGAGATCGTCCTCGACAACGTGACCTTCGCCTACCCCGATCGGCCACCGGCGCTGGAGGACCTCTCGCTGACCATCCCCGCCGGGCAGATCACCGCCCTCGTCGGCGCCACCGGCTCAGGCAAGACCACGATCGCCAAGCTGCTGATGCGATTCCAGAACGCGGACATCGGCAGCGTGCTGCTCGACGGGCGGGACGTGCGCGAGCTGTCGCGGCACGACCTGCGCCACGCGATCGGGTTCGTCGCCCAGGACCCCTTCCTCTTCGACGGCACCGTCGCCGACAACATCCGTTACGGCAGCTTCGGAGCCTCGGGCGAGGCAGTGGTCGAGGCGGCCATGAAAGCCGAGGCACACACCTTCGTCGCGACGCTGCCGGACGGCTACGACACGGTGATCGGCGAACGTGGTGCCGCGCTCTCCGGCGGCCAGCGACAGCGGATCGCGCTGGCACGCGCGATCCTCAAGGACGCGCCGGTCGTGATCCTCGACGAAGCCACTTCCGCCGTGGACAACGAGACCGAGGCCGCCATCCAGCGCGCGCTCCGCGTCTTCGCGGCCGACCGGACGATGCTGATCATCGCCCACCGGCTCTCCACGGTCCGCCACGCCGACCGGATCTACGTCATGGACAAGGGCGGCGTCGTCGCCGAGCAGGGCACCCACGACGAACTCCTCGCCCAGCACGGACTCTACGCATCCCTGTGGCAACTTCAGGCCGGCGAACCCGCCGCCTGA